The Sulfurospirillum halorespirans DSM 13726 genome has a window encoding:
- a CDS encoding cytochrome b, whose product MAEIRKATGFIDWLDQRLAVNKFIKVMMTEYWIPKNINFLWAMGVVLMVLFMILIVSGIFLLMYYKPDINLAFDSVNYTIMQEVEYGWLWRHIHGVSASVIFLVIYIHMFTGIYYGSYKKGREIIWLTGMALFGMFSAEAFSGYMLPWGQMSYWAAQVITNLFGGIPFIGEALVVWIRGDFLVADATLTRFFMLHVLLLPLVILLLIAVHFYSLRVPHVNNQESEEFDFEDEAKKYLEGKKVESKVVPFWPVFLSKDFFVVGVALTIFFYLVCFHYDFAMDPINFEPANNMKTPAHIYPEWYFLWSYEVLRGFFFDIAGVAAMDIGLAAFGFANVIFMLLPFLDRNTDHVAPAHKRPLFFVWFWLLLIDMIVLTVYGKLPPTGNNAWVGFGATITFLVLFILLPIITKMEANCKCNTGGCK is encoded by the coding sequence GTGGCAGAAATTAGAAAAGCGACAGGCTTCATCGATTGGCTCGATCAACGATTAGCCGTCAACAAGTTCATCAAAGTGATGATGACTGAGTATTGGATTCCTAAAAACATCAACTTCCTTTGGGCAATGGGTGTTGTTTTAATGGTTTTATTTATGATTCTTATTGTTTCGGGAATCTTCCTTTTAATGTACTACAAACCAGACATTAATCTAGCATTTGACAGTGTCAACTACACAATTATGCAAGAGGTGGAGTACGGCTGGTTGTGGCGTCATATCCACGGTGTTTCAGCTTCCGTCATTTTCCTTGTCATTTACATTCACATGTTCACAGGCATCTATTACGGTTCATACAAAAAAGGGCGTGAAATTATCTGGTTAACCGGTATGGCACTTTTTGGTATGTTCTCAGCAGAAGCCTTTAGTGGGTATATGCTTCCATGGGGACAGATGAGTTACTGGGCAGCACAAGTTATTACCAACCTTTTTGGTGGTATTCCTTTCATTGGTGAAGCTTTAGTGGTTTGGATCAGAGGTGACTTCTTAGTTGCCGATGCAACCTTAACACGTTTTTTCATGTTACATGTACTCTTATTGCCATTGGTTATTCTTTTACTCATTGCCGTTCACTTCTACTCTTTACGAGTTCCGCATGTGAATAACCAAGAATCAGAAGAATTTGATTTTGAAGATGAAGCGAAAAAATACCTTGAGGGTAAAAAAGTAGAATCTAAAGTCGTACCTTTCTGGCCCGTATTCCTCTCCAAAGATTTCTTTGTTGTAGGTGTTGCTCTTACCATTTTCTTCTATTTGGTCTGTTTCCACTATGACTTTGCAATGGATCCAATTAACTTTGAACCTGCAAACAATATGAAAACACCTGCACACATCTACCCTGAGTGGTATTTCTTGTGGAGTTATGAAGTGCTTCGTGGTTTCTTCTTTGACATTGCTGGCGTTGCTGCTATGGATATTGGTTTGGCTGCGTTTGGTTTTGCAAACGTGATCTTTATGCTTTTACCGTTCCTTGATAGAAATACCGATCATGTAGCTCCAGCGCATAAACGACCTCTCTTTTTTGTTTGGTTCTGGTTACTGTTAATTGACATGATCGTTTTAACCGTTTATGGCAAACTTCCTCCAACAGGCAACAACGCATGGGTTGGCTTTGGTGCGACCATTACGTTTCTTGTCTTATTTATTCTTCTTCCAATCATTACGAAAATGGAAGCGAACTGTAAATGTAATACTGGAGGTTGCAAATGA
- a CDS encoding c-type cytochrome codes for MRELKILAIVIFFTAVVYWGVEPFAHSQMHPHVAPADFAFKDLGVNAKKGDAAKGAETFLNAGCIGCHGVSSQGMAAPMDNASASASFGVVPPDLSTAGAIYDKNFLAALIKDPTKALKVEHKFNESRPHPMIAFFGLGGDLDQEVADIVAYLQSIAPVTPLDDKQVYADACQRCHDIKYDKVMSTTDKTALMAYMGTLPPDLSMMIRSKGAEYLTTFINNPQKQLAGTSMPRVGLNEKAQNQVVAYMEKVGDRKKAEREDLGYKLIGYMVLFTLLAYAWKVKIWREVH; via the coding sequence ATGAGAGAGTTAAAGATATTAGCCATTGTAATCTTCTTTACCGCGGTTGTCTATTGGGGTGTTGAACCCTTTGCGCATTCTCAAATGCACCCTCATGTTGCACCTGCTGATTTTGCCTTTAAAGACTTAGGGGTTAATGCTAAAAAAGGCGATGCCGCAAAAGGGGCTGAAACCTTCTTAAATGCGGGCTGCATTGGCTGTCATGGTGTGAGTTCACAAGGTATGGCAGCACCCATGGATAATGCCAGTGCATCGGCTTCATTTGGTGTTGTACCACCTGATCTTAGCACGGCAGGTGCGATCTATGATAAAAACTTCCTAGCCGCTTTGATTAAAGATCCAACCAAAGCGCTTAAAGTCGAGCATAAGTTTAATGAATCTCGTCCTCACCCGATGATCGCATTCTTTGGTCTGGGTGGCGATTTGGATCAAGAGGTTGCTGACATTGTGGCGTACCTTCAAAGTATAGCGCCTGTGACACCACTTGATGACAAACAAGTCTATGCTGATGCGTGCCAACGATGTCATGATATTAAATACGACAAAGTGATGAGTACAACCGATAAAACAGCATTGATGGCGTATATGGGCACACTTCCACCGGATCTTTCAATGATGATTCGTTCCAAAGGGGCTGAATACCTCACAACGTTCATCAACAATCCACAAAAACAGCTTGCAGGCACTTCAATGCCACGCGTTGGTTTGAATGAAAAAGCTCAAAACCAAGTGGTTGCTTATATGGAAAAAGTGGGTGATCGCAAAAAAGCTGAACGAGAAGATCTTGGGTATAAACTCATTGGTTATATGGTTCTCTTTACACTCCTAGCGTATGCTTGGAAAGTGAAAATCTGGAGAGAAGTTCACTAA
- a CDS encoding cyclic nucleotide-binding domain-containing protein encodes MSKHNDFNPYLLNLNNVFCDNVYQYAYIKRYNCNETLYQQGEEPLNLYIFLSGQLKKFGKTNKIMDYTVGECIGAHANFANICYFETVKIFSPSEIFVIQFNYLQERLEQHPNILEEVVEALVKKRSIITNIIDIDNSINTL; translated from the coding sequence TTGTCAAAACATAATGATTTTAACCCGTATTTATTAAATCTAAACAATGTTTTTTGTGACAATGTTTATCAATATGCATATATAAAACGTTATAATTGCAACGAGACACTATATCAACAAGGGGAAGAACCTTTAAATCTTTATATTTTTCTTTCTGGACAATTAAAAAAATTTGGTAAAACAAATAAAATAATGGATTACACAGTTGGTGAATGTATTGGAGCACACGCAAACTTTGCGAATATTTGTTATTTTGAAACTGTTAAAATATTTTCTCCTAGTGAAATTTTTGTCATTCAATTTAATTATCTGCAGGAAAGGTTAGAACAACATCCAAATATTTTAGAAGAAGTCGTTGAGGCTTTAGTAAAAAAGCGAAGTATCATAACAAATATTATAGACATTGACAACAGCATAAACACATTATAA
- a CDS encoding site-specific integrase encodes MTFDLITIPHPSIRNRNVTHILIDNDIDLPSTRFLTYESRYGGRFSSISGISTHRERAIKLRELFKHLHQMGLTWKTATESDIKAIRNKMLHLDSNGNKDNSNSNNREKQVSNNSMNLKLNVWFKFYKHMASIGESFDLVLTTKMVHFYRKDTLLSHLQKRKNFDDQKIEVWDLYVKSSPEKRLYHAVSRTVFEHLRRELRKQDIVFEMIAYLMVETGLRVSAALSVTHESFKKYFQYLNTGLSMDSCIKMSYIAKGDKKLQCDLPIRTIATIQKDYLSRLYIKRLKKHSNQSKKGKFKYTPNAMWLLENGREVNYSDIYKAFCIASIALGRNVDRITPHWMRHTCATWALIDFARSQNIPLQHTGVKPHPLFIQLLAEKLGHVDESTTMKYIVSALALMEVTSGLGPIMSFQTFTHDKKAQELVREEAKMEFGDNFDEKRFDALKYALARKIVVYDF; translated from the coding sequence ATGACATTTGATTTGATAACAATACCCCATCCATCAATTAGAAACCGTAATGTTACGCATATTCTGATTGATAACGATATTGACCTGCCATCAACACGTTTTCTTACATATGAATCAAGATATGGTGGAAGGTTTTCATCTATCTCAGGAATATCGACGCATCGCGAACGGGCAATAAAATTAAGAGAACTTTTCAAGCATTTACATCAAATGGGATTGACATGGAAAACTGCAACAGAATCTGATATCAAAGCAATACGGAATAAGATGCTGCATCTTGATTCAAATGGTAATAAAGATAATTCAAATAGCAACAATCGTGAAAAACAAGTATCAAATAATTCAATGAATCTTAAATTGAATGTGTGGTTTAAATTTTATAAGCATATGGCATCTATTGGGGAATCATTCGATTTAGTTCTGACTACAAAAATGGTTCACTTCTATAGAAAAGATACCTTATTATCTCATTTACAAAAAAGAAAAAATTTCGATGATCAAAAAATTGAAGTCTGGGATTTATATGTCAAAAGCTCTCCAGAAAAACGATTATATCATGCTGTAAGCAGAACTGTATTCGAACATCTTCGTCGAGAATTACGTAAACAAGATATTGTTTTTGAGATGATTGCTTATTTAATGGTTGAAACTGGCTTACGTGTTAGTGCTGCATTATCTGTTACTCACGAAAGCTTTAAAAAATATTTTCAATATCTTAATACAGGACTTAGCATGGATAGTTGTATTAAGATGAGTTATATTGCAAAAGGGGATAAAAAATTGCAATGTGACTTACCAATAAGAACTATTGCAACGATACAAAAAGATTATCTCTCAAGATTGTATATTAAACGACTAAAGAAACACAGCAATCAAAGTAAAAAAGGGAAATTTAAATATACTCCAAATGCGATGTGGTTACTTGAAAATGGAAGAGAAGTTAATTATTCAGACATATATAAAGCTTTTTGTATAGCATCTATTGCTTTAGGAAGAAACGTTGATCGCATAACACCTCATTGGATGCGTCATACATGTGCCACATGGGCATTAATTGACTTTGCAAGAAGTCAAAATATTCCGCTGCAGCATACAGGAGTAAAACCCCACCCTTTATTTATACAACTCTTAGCTGAAAAATTAGGGCATGTAGATGAATCAACAACTATGAAGTATATTGTCTCTGCACTGGCTCTTATGGAAGTCACTAGTGGGTTAGGACCTATTATGTCATTTCAAACTTTTACACATGATAAAAAAGCCCAAGAACTCGTACGAGAAGAAGCAAAAATGGAATTTGGAGACAATTTTGATGAAAAGCGTTTTGATGCATTAAAATATGCACTCGCACGGAAAATAGTTGTTTATGATTTCTAA
- a CDS encoding site-specific integrase, translated as MIPQHIRLQLKQCHTVNEVYHLLNHLMFPGTFNTYFANNPLMLPTSILKPSKMPIKLEGIFELAFRVITLLKFHGHVGDIPLNSGKKAYCYDLHHILKNIQNDLGSSIQRLDEIPTTNIEKYFYNKIEKGLSFSHLSMKLFKIKEWITDANSQLPYFLRLDESLLSNASVCYKINAGAQEEERHRQVLGSKRTPYPLDQLKPVLEKAMTYIKNYSEDVFLVVEQYKYIKTLTQAKQKTQLRYHFANTTHQYSEPDLLKFQKLCQSKINRKKITTTHLPPMNAMKKLEGACILIVTLMTGMRASELMILERFPVFRHDDHAHLTRIVRKTAADEGGEEVEMPIPLIAKEALLILSKIAQIKDSQETGPLINTTIMYTGVKELSHASYIRGILKTYYNLINEKNPPTPHQLRHVMAFIIVYLNDKDGLELARIFLGHTSIKMTLRYVGHYNLYYQKVIKDLEEQEAKRLLLVISKEIKEGHKLYNYKGEHIMNNTSFLGSYVEDFADLLHQDLLQLVQEGELAILQTPICLCIHDRSNPNEMACQRGFNLDSFIGESPQPARCEGNICCSSIFTEQHIKELKKQTQLLQDQYPKELRERLMQNTYFTDENLEEMTNPYTKIIKKYDEDQGRVSNG; from the coding sequence ATGATACCACAACATATTAGATTACAACTCAAGCAATGTCATACGGTAAATGAAGTTTATCATCTGCTAAATCATTTAATGTTCCCAGGAACATTTAATACTTATTTTGCAAATAATCCACTTATGCTTCCGACTAGTATTTTAAAGCCATCAAAAATGCCTATAAAGCTAGAAGGCATTTTTGAGTTAGCATTTCGAGTTATTACTTTGCTTAAATTTCATGGCCATGTTGGTGACATCCCTCTAAACAGTGGGAAAAAAGCCTATTGTTACGATCTACACCATATACTTAAAAATATACAAAATGATTTAGGTTCCTCTATACAAAGGCTTGATGAAATTCCAACTACCAATATAGAAAAGTATTTTTACAATAAAATAGAAAAAGGGCTCTCTTTTTCTCACTTATCTATGAAACTCTTCAAAATTAAAGAATGGATAACGGATGCAAATTCGCAGCTACCTTATTTTTTAAGATTAGATGAGAGCCTATTATCTAATGCATCAGTTTGCTACAAAATTAACGCTGGTGCACAAGAAGAAGAAAGGCACCGTCAAGTTCTTGGGAGTAAAAGAACTCCATATCCTTTAGATCAACTCAAACCCGTTTTAGAAAAAGCAATGACATATATAAAAAATTATTCAGAGGATGTATTTTTAGTTGTAGAACAATATAAATATATAAAAACTCTCACGCAAGCAAAACAAAAAACACAACTACGATACCATTTTGCTAACACTACCCATCAATATAGCGAACCTGATTTATTAAAATTTCAAAAATTATGTCAATCTAAAATCAATCGTAAAAAAATCACTACAACACATCTACCTCCTATGAATGCTATGAAAAAATTAGAAGGCGCTTGTATATTAATTGTTACTCTGATGACTGGTATGCGGGCTAGCGAGCTGATGATATTAGAACGATTTCCTGTATTTAGACATGATGACCATGCCCATCTTACACGTATTGTACGAAAAACTGCAGCTGATGAGGGTGGCGAAGAAGTTGAAATGCCTATACCGTTAATTGCGAAGGAAGCCTTACTTATCCTATCTAAGATTGCACAAATCAAGGATTCACAAGAAACTGGGCCTTTGATTAATACGACCATCATGTATACGGGAGTCAAAGAACTATCACATGCATCTTATATAAGAGGTATACTCAAAACATACTATAATCTTATTAATGAAAAAAACCCACCTACGCCTCATCAACTTCGACATGTAATGGCCTTTATCATCGTATATTTGAATGATAAAGATGGCCTTGAACTTGCTAGAATATTTCTTGGGCATACGTCCATTAAGATGACTTTACGATATGTTGGACACTATAATCTTTATTATCAAAAAGTAATTAAAGACTTAGAAGAACAAGAAGCTAAACGTTTATTGCTTGTAATCTCAAAAGAAATTAAAGAAGGACATAAGCTTTACAATTATAAGGGAGAACATATCATGAATAACACTTCCTTCCTAGGCTCTTATGTTGAAGATTTTGCTGATCTTTTACATCAAGACTTACTTCAACTTGTACAAGAAGGAGAACTTGCCATTTTGCAAACTCCAATCTGCTTATGCATTCATGATAGAAGCAATCCAAATGAAATGGCATGTCAAAGAGGATTTAACTTGGATAGTTTTATAGGAGAATCGCCTCAACCCGCAAGATGCGAAGGAAATATCTGTTGTAGTTCTATTTTTACAGAACAACATATTAAAGAGTTGAAAAAACAAACTCAGCTTTTACAAGATCAATACCCAAAAGAATTACGTGAACGCCTTATGCAAAACACTTATTTTACAGATGAAAATTTAGAAGAAATGACAAATCCATATACTAAAATAATTAAAAAGTATGATGAAGATCAAGGAAGAGTTTCTAATGGCTAG
- a CDS encoding ribbon-helix-helix protein, CopG family, which yields MKQAINIRLEKEMIDTLDEYAGELDKSRTSLIEKAIELYFDTLDEMVADKRIDNLKSGKSTVISLGEVFKQAGINV from the coding sequence ATGAAACAGGCTATTAATATACGTCTCGAAAAAGAGATGATTGACACATTGGATGAATATGCAGGTGAGCTGGATAAGAGTCGAACCAGTTTGATCGAAAAAGCAATTGAGCTTTACTTTGATACGCTCGATGAGATGGTGGCGGACAAACGCATCGACAATCTCAAAAGTGGCAAGTCAACCGTAATCTCTTTGGGAGAGGTCTTTAAACAAGCAGGAATCAATGTATAA
- a CDS encoding type II toxin-antitoxin system RelE family toxin: MYKVAFEQDAQKEFLKLQQSIQAFVATKILELQAGNFLGDKALKGKHKGKFRKRAGDYRIVYLKEGELLVITIIRVAHRKEVY; encoded by the coding sequence ATGTATAAAGTTGCCTTTGAGCAAGATGCTCAAAAAGAGTTTTTGAAGCTTCAACAAAGCATTCAAGCGTTTGTCGCCACAAAGATTTTAGAGCTCCAAGCAGGTAATTTTTTAGGTGATAAGGCTCTAAAGGGAAAACACAAAGGCAAGTTTAGAAAACGAGCTGGAGATTACCGTATTGTTTACCTCAAAGAGGGAGAGTTGCTTGTTATTACGATCATTCGTGTGGCACATCGGAAAGAGGTGTACTAA